The following are encoded in a window of Bordetella genomosp. 10 genomic DNA:
- a CDS encoding ABC transporter ATP-binding protein codes for MSSIGMDERNPADATPLLDARGVVKRYGKFTALAGVDLRVRAGTVHSVIGPNGAGKTTLFHTLTGTVPITSGAIHFDGHDVTHEPDNVRVRRGIARSFQVTSLFANLDVRENLRLAAQGAHAAGAFDMWRPPGRHRDVAELADAILERLGLTARAGSPAGALSHGQQRRLEVGMAMAARPRAIFLDEPTSGMGVDDLDGMKALIRGLAADHTVLLIEHNMNIVMDISDTVTVMQQGRVLVEGTPSAIRDDDRVRSAYLGNMITGGRA; via the coding sequence ATGAGCAGCATAGGCATGGATGAACGGAATCCCGCGGACGCCACGCCGCTGCTCGACGCGCGCGGCGTCGTCAAGCGCTACGGGAAATTCACCGCCCTGGCGGGCGTCGACCTGCGCGTGCGCGCGGGCACGGTGCATTCGGTCATCGGTCCCAACGGCGCCGGCAAGACGACGCTCTTCCATACGCTGACCGGCACGGTGCCCATCACCTCGGGCGCCATCCATTTCGACGGCCACGACGTCACGCACGAGCCGGACAACGTGCGCGTGCGGCGCGGCATCGCGCGCTCCTTCCAGGTGACCAGCCTGTTCGCCAACCTGGACGTGCGCGAGAACCTGCGCCTGGCCGCGCAGGGCGCGCACGCCGCCGGCGCCTTCGACATGTGGCGCCCGCCCGGCCGCCACCGCGACGTTGCCGAACTGGCCGACGCCATCCTGGAACGGCTGGGCCTGACCGCGCGCGCCGGCAGCCCGGCCGGCGCGCTGTCGCACGGCCAGCAGCGCCGGCTGGAAGTCGGCATGGCGATGGCCGCGCGGCCGCGCGCCATCTTCCTGGACGAGCCCACCTCCGGCATGGGCGTGGACGACCTGGACGGCATGAAGGCGCTGATCCGCGGCCTGGCGGCGGACCACACGGTGCTGCTGATCGAGCACAACATGAACATCGTCATGGACATTTCCGATACGGTGACGGTGATGCAGCAAGGCCGCGTGCTGGTGGAAGGCACGCCGTCGGCCATCCGCGACGACGACCGCGTGCGCTCCGCCTACCTGGGCAATATGATTACCGGAGGCCGCGCATGA
- a CDS encoding ABC transporter ATP-binding protein: MTGNGKLALRDVHAYYGKSHILQGVSLRVDEGELVTLLGRNGAGKSTTLRTIAGALRPARGEIVFDGAVVSQLPAHKVASRGLCLVPEHRGIFRLLTVEENLLLGARRRSPWQLADIYRIFPRLRERRRNGGAQLSGGEQQMLAIGRALMNHPRLLMLDEPVEGLAPVIVEEIVAQLKLIRQEGVAILLVEQNLEVCTQLADRHYIIEQGAIVYEGDNAAFAADAGVKDRYLGVGVGA; the protein is encoded by the coding sequence ATGACCGGCAATGGCAAACTGGCGCTGCGCGACGTCCACGCCTATTACGGCAAGAGCCACATCCTGCAAGGCGTGTCCCTGCGGGTGGACGAGGGCGAGCTGGTCACCCTGCTGGGCCGCAACGGCGCGGGCAAGTCGACGACGCTGCGCACCATCGCGGGCGCGCTGCGCCCGGCGCGCGGCGAGATCGTCTTCGACGGCGCGGTGGTGAGCCAGTTGCCCGCGCACAAGGTGGCGAGCCGCGGCCTGTGCCTGGTGCCGGAGCACCGGGGCATCTTCCGGCTGCTGACCGTGGAGGAAAACCTGCTGCTGGGCGCGCGCAGGCGCTCGCCCTGGCAACTGGCCGACATCTACCGCATCTTTCCGCGCCTGCGCGAACGGCGCCGCAACGGCGGCGCGCAACTGTCGGGCGGCGAGCAGCAGATGCTGGCGATCGGCCGCGCGTTGATGAACCATCCCCGCCTGCTGATGCTGGACGAGCCGGTGGAAGGCCTGGCGCCGGTCATCGTCGAGGAGATCGTCGCCCAACTGAAGCTGATCCGGCAGGAGGGCGTGGCCATCCTGCTGGTGGAGCAGAACCTGGAGGTCTGCACGCAGCTTGCGGATCGCCACTACATCATCGAGCAGGGCGCCATCGTTTACGAGGGCGACAATGCGGCTTTCGCCGCCGACGCCGGCGTCAAGGACCGTTATCTGGGCGTGGGCGTCGGCGCATGA
- a CDS encoding Zn-dependent hydrolase gives MDTSIPDTKTLRVNGARLWESLMTLARIGATDKGGVRRLALTDLDRQGRDLVAGWARELGCSVRVDAVGNMFMRRAGRRDDLPPVMAGSHIDTQPTGGKFDGNYGVLAGIEVLRTLHDRGIRTEAPLEVAVWTNEEGSRFVPVMMGSGVYAGAFTLEHALDAVDRDGVSVRAALKEIGYAGAEAVGGQPVAAYFEAHIEQGPVLEAADVVIGLVQGALGQRWFDLTITGMEAHAGPTPMNLRHDALLAAADVVKLVNRIALDHAPHARGTVGCLDTYPNSRNVIPGRVQMTVDLRAADDATLDRMAEALRAGIAAIPGVDMDLREVVYFPPQAFDPALIGMLAEGARALGLSAMDVVSGAGHDAVYLARVAPTAMIFVPCKDGISHNEIEDAKPEHLEAGCNVLLQAMLSKAGV, from the coding sequence ATGGATACCTCTATTCCCGACACCAAAACGTTGCGCGTGAACGGCGCGCGCCTGTGGGAATCGCTGATGACGCTGGCGCGCATCGGCGCCACGGACAAGGGCGGCGTGCGCCGCCTGGCCCTGACCGATCTCGACCGCCAGGGGCGCGACCTGGTGGCGGGCTGGGCGCGCGAGCTGGGTTGCAGCGTGCGCGTGGACGCCGTCGGCAACATGTTCATGCGCCGCGCCGGCCGCCGCGACGACCTGCCGCCCGTCATGGCCGGCAGCCATATCGACACGCAGCCCACCGGCGGCAAGTTCGACGGCAACTACGGCGTGCTGGCGGGCATCGAAGTGCTGCGCACCTTGCACGATCGCGGCATCCGCACCGAGGCGCCGCTGGAAGTGGCGGTGTGGACCAACGAGGAAGGCTCGCGCTTCGTGCCGGTGATGATGGGCTCCGGCGTATATGCCGGCGCCTTCACGCTGGAGCACGCCCTCGACGCGGTGGACCGCGACGGCGTCAGCGTGCGCGCGGCCCTGAAGGAGATCGGCTATGCCGGCGCCGAGGCGGTCGGCGGCCAGCCCGTGGCGGCGTATTTCGAGGCCCACATCGAGCAGGGCCCGGTGCTGGAGGCGGCGGACGTCGTCATCGGCCTGGTGCAGGGCGCGCTGGGGCAGCGCTGGTTCGACCTCACCATCACCGGCATGGAAGCCCATGCCGGCCCCACGCCCATGAATTTGCGCCATGACGCGCTGCTGGCGGCGGCCGACGTCGTCAAGCTGGTCAACCGCATCGCGCTGGACCACGCGCCGCACGCGCGCGGCACCGTGGGCTGCCTGGATACGTATCCGAACTCGCGCAACGTCATCCCGGGCCGCGTGCAGATGACGGTGGACCTGCGCGCCGCCGACGACGCCACGCTGGACCGCATGGCCGAGGCGCTGCGCGCGGGCATCGCCGCCATTCCCGGCGTCGACATGGACCTGCGCGAAGTGGTGTATTTTCCGCCGCAGGCCTTCGACCCGGCGCTGATCGGCATGCTGGCCGAAGGCGCGCGCGCCCTCGGCCTGTCGGCCATGGACGTGGTCAGCGGCGCGGGCCACGACGCCGTGTACCTGGCGCGCGTGGCGCCCACCGCCATGATCTTCGTGCCCTGCAAGGACGGCATCAGCCACAACGAGATCGAGGACGCCAAGCCCGAGCACCTGGAGGCCGGCTGCAACGTGCTGCTGCAGGCCATGCTGAGCAAGGCGGGTGTATAA
- a CDS encoding M81 family metallopeptidase, with product MKVLIARMNHETNTFSPVPTPLASFGRNGPLYDDDALRENDGGRTAMSAFIDLARAHGAQMVTPLSAWAFPSGPVHADAYDAMCDRILAALPGCEAIFLDLHGAMVAQNSDDGEGDLLARVRKAAPGVPLAVALDLHGNVTPAIVDNADVVVSFKTYPHIDMYETGEHAGRLLWRMIAGEFRPVMAWRRLPLMTHTLRSATEGGAMHAAVEAAKAAEAADDGVVAASVLAGFGLADIAKPCISVIVVADGDHALADRTAARLANDIWNDRDGFVYRSPPMADSLREAAALAQGKDKPILLLDHGDNCNSGGTCDTTAVLEAALAAGMEGILTGPLCDPEAVAAMIAAGVGARVSLPLGNKRPLDDIGIHARPMLASGIVRAITDGEYVITGPAYTGMRVGMGRCAVLDMGAAVVVVSELPHEPWDLGVFDSVGQDPRRARFLLLKSRMYCRPVFVPISAGLVEIDSPGVTTSDYSIFPYQKRARPLFPMEEDARFDPRAPAV from the coding sequence ATGAAAGTCCTGATCGCCCGCATGAACCACGAGACCAATACGTTCTCGCCGGTGCCCACGCCTTTGGCTTCCTTCGGCCGCAACGGCCCGCTCTACGACGACGACGCGCTGCGCGAGAACGACGGCGGCCGTACCGCCATGTCGGCCTTCATCGACCTGGCGCGGGCGCACGGCGCGCAGATGGTGACGCCGCTGTCGGCCTGGGCCTTCCCCAGCGGCCCGGTGCACGCCGATGCCTATGACGCCATGTGCGACCGCATCCTCGCCGCCTTGCCCGGCTGCGAGGCGATATTCCTGGACCTGCACGGCGCCATGGTGGCGCAGAACAGCGACGACGGCGAAGGCGACCTGCTGGCGCGCGTGCGCAAGGCCGCGCCCGGCGTGCCGCTGGCGGTGGCGCTGGACCTGCACGGCAACGTGACGCCGGCCATCGTCGACAACGCCGACGTCGTCGTCAGCTTCAAGACCTATCCGCACATCGACATGTACGAGACCGGCGAGCACGCGGGCCGGCTGCTCTGGCGCATGATCGCCGGCGAATTCCGCCCGGTCATGGCCTGGCGCCGCCTGCCGCTGATGACGCATACGCTGCGCTCGGCGACCGAGGGCGGCGCGATGCACGCGGCCGTCGAGGCCGCCAAGGCGGCCGAGGCGGCGGACGACGGCGTGGTGGCCGCGTCCGTGCTGGCCGGCTTCGGCCTGGCCGATATCGCCAAGCCCTGCATCAGCGTGATCGTGGTGGCCGACGGCGATCACGCGCTGGCCGACCGCACCGCGGCGCGCCTGGCGAACGACATCTGGAACGACCGCGACGGCTTCGTCTACCGCAGTCCGCCGATGGCGGATTCCCTGCGCGAGGCCGCCGCGCTGGCGCAGGGCAAGGACAAGCCCATCCTGCTGCTGGATCACGGCGACAACTGCAATTCCGGCGGCACCTGCGATACCACGGCGGTGCTGGAGGCCGCGCTGGCCGCCGGCATGGAAGGCATCCTGACCGGCCCGCTGTGCGACCCCGAGGCCGTGGCCGCCATGATCGCGGCCGGCGTCGGCGCGCGCGTTTCGCTGCCCCTGGGCAACAAGCGTCCCCTGGACGACATCGGCATCCATGCCCGGCCCATGCTGGCCAGCGGCATCGTGCGCGCCATCACCGACGGCGAATACGTGATCACGGGGCCGGCGTATACCGGCATGCGCGTGGGCATGGGCCGCTGCGCGGTGCTGGACATGGGCGCGGCGGTCGTGGTCGTGTCCGAGCTTCCGCACGAGCCCTGGGACCTGGGCGTGTTCGACAGCGTCGGCCAGGATCCCCGCCGCGCGCGCTTCCTGCTGCTGAAATCGCGCATGTATTGCCGGCCGGTGTTCGTGCCCATCTCGGCGGGCTTGGTGGAGATCGACAGCCCGGGCGTGACCACGTCGGACTATTCGATCTTCCCCTATCAGAAGCGGGCGCGTCCCTTGTTCCCGATGGAGGAGGACGCGCGCTTCGACCCGCGGGCGCCCGCGGTGTGA
- a CDS encoding MFS transporter, with product MPAPRLSFSLQQPLPIGQGLPAADRRRAALAVMLGVCMASLDTAIANTALPAMARDLGVSEADSIWVISAYQLAMVGALLPLASLGEIIGYRRIMVAGMVLFTIASLACGLSPSLPWLVAARVAQGLGGAGLMAVNIAMLRYIYSDRMLGAGVGLNSLVVGFSFAAGPTVASLILTVASWHWLFLINVPVGMVALRLCQLSLPASAGSGHRFDGLAALFAAGFLALLVFALNEGAHVAPPRMIALSAVGALACLLVLLRRQAGHPAPLLAVDLLKRPMFALSAATSVCTFATQSLAFVSLPFLLQNAMGYTQVQTGFLITPWPVLVAALGPVAGRLSDRYSAGLLAGVGLAVLAVGMVLLALLPEAPGAFDIGWRMALCGAGFGFFQSPNVRALMTSAPPARSGGASGMVGTVRLLGQSSGAALVAACFHASTAQGALMALWLGALFAGLASIASFMRLRLN from the coding sequence ATGCCCGCGCCGCGCCTGTCGTTTTCACTGCAACAACCCCTGCCCATAGGACAAGGCCTGCCGGCCGCGGACCGGCGCCGCGCCGCATTGGCCGTGATGCTGGGCGTCTGCATGGCCAGCCTCGACACGGCCATCGCCAATACCGCGCTGCCGGCGATGGCGCGCGACCTGGGCGTGAGCGAGGCCGATTCCATCTGGGTCATCAGCGCCTATCAACTGGCGATGGTCGGGGCGCTGCTGCCGCTCGCCTCGCTGGGCGAAATCATCGGCTACCGGCGCATCATGGTGGCCGGCATGGTGCTGTTCACCATCGCTTCGCTGGCCTGCGGCCTGTCGCCCTCCCTGCCATGGCTGGTGGCGGCGCGCGTGGCGCAGGGCCTGGGCGGCGCGGGCCTCATGGCCGTGAACATCGCCATGCTGCGCTATATCTACTCGGACCGCATGCTGGGCGCCGGCGTGGGCCTGAATTCGCTGGTGGTGGGCTTCTCCTTCGCCGCCGGCCCCACGGTGGCCTCGCTGATCCTGACCGTCGCCAGTTGGCACTGGCTGTTCCTGATCAACGTGCCGGTGGGCATGGTCGCATTGCGGCTCTGCCAGTTGTCGCTGCCCGCCAGCGCCGGCAGCGGCCATCGTTTCGACGGCCTGGCCGCGCTGTTCGCCGCCGGCTTCCTGGCGTTGCTGGTCTTTGCCTTGAACGAAGGCGCGCACGTGGCGCCGCCGCGCATGATCGCGCTCAGCGCCGTGGGCGCGCTGGCCTGCCTGCTGGTGCTGCTGCGGCGCCAGGCGGGCCATCCGGCGCCGCTGCTGGCGGTGGACCTGCTCAAGCGGCCGATGTTCGCGCTGTCGGCGGCGACCTCGGTATGCACCTTCGCCACGCAGTCGCTGGCCTTCGTGTCGCTGCCCTTCCTGCTGCAGAACGCGATGGGCTACACCCAGGTGCAGACCGGCTTCCTGATCACGCCGTGGCCGGTGCTGGTGGCGGCGCTGGGTCCGGTGGCCGGGCGGCTGTCGGACCGCTATTCGGCGGGCCTGCTGGCGGGCGTCGGCCTGGCGGTGCTGGCCGTGGGCATGGTGTTGCTGGCATTGCTGCCGGAAGCGCCCGGCGCCTTCGACATCGGCTGGCGCATGGCCTTGTGCGGCGCCGGCTTCGGTTTCTTCCAGTCGCCCAACGTGCGCGCGCTGATGACCTCGGCGCCGCCCGCGCGCAGCGGCGGCGCGTCCGGCATGGTGGGCACGGTGCGCCTGCTGGGGCAGTCCAGCGGCGCGGCGCTGGTGGCGGCCTGCTTCCATGCCTCCACCGCGCAAGGCGCCCTGATGGCGCTGTGGTTGGGCGCGCTCTTCGCCGGCCTGGCCAGCATCGCCAGCTTCATGCGCCTGCGCTTGAACTGA
- a CDS encoding EAL domain-containing protein has product MPESQPSKRRLWGAALTLLGTLAPIFFILPLIATEARHQAANEAGITAAVVRHQIENIVMHAEDATRTLAGASLDRPCEAVKRNITRMSTLRPYFRSLGLVRDNQIYCWSVYPDVTTPLYAVSPEGEIEPGLTITPVSGTLLVPDRPAVQVSYGVANGRGAVAFVDAQYLYDIKTAAARDGLYDIEILLGKRRLPLLDPGERERPAHAVGDQTQVSPSDIYQAEVRVTVLKHQIDSFRRDIWRNYMAFLVLACLLCGYLTRRYFNRRVTLAADIRKGMRNREFHLAYQPVIDLETGAFAGVEALLRWHHPSAGPIRPDLFIPVAEDNDLIAELTRHVFALAAADLRALALPPHAHVGLNVSARHIARADFVDDVEALLRRLEGDTPVVLVLEITERAALPDSDVARANMRRLRERGVKWAIDDFGTGHSSLACIEQLRADYLKIDRAFVNSAGTEAVSAVVLEAIIGLAHKLDLTMVAEGVETAAQSEFLRARGVQFGQGYYYARPLRARDLAAWRGALEQERRQEDAAPACLSSSAGA; this is encoded by the coding sequence GTGCCTGAAAGCCAACCATCCAAGCGCAGATTGTGGGGGGCGGCGCTGACGCTGCTGGGAACGCTAGCCCCCATATTCTTCATCCTGCCCCTGATCGCCACCGAGGCGCGCCACCAGGCGGCCAACGAAGCCGGCATCACGGCCGCGGTGGTGCGCCACCAGATCGAGAACATCGTGATGCACGCCGAGGATGCGACCCGCACCCTGGCCGGCGCCAGCCTCGACCGCCCCTGTGAAGCGGTCAAGCGCAACATCACGCGCATGAGCACGCTGCGGCCGTATTTCCGCTCGCTGGGCCTGGTGCGGGACAACCAGATCTACTGCTGGTCGGTCTACCCGGACGTGACGACGCCCTTGTACGCCGTCTCGCCCGAAGGGGAAATCGAGCCGGGGCTGACCATCACGCCGGTCTCCGGCACCCTGCTGGTGCCGGACCGGCCCGCCGTCCAGGTTTCCTACGGCGTGGCCAACGGCCGGGGCGCCGTGGCCTTCGTCGATGCCCAGTACCTGTACGACATCAAGACCGCCGCGGCCCGCGACGGTCTCTACGACATCGAGATCCTGCTCGGCAAGCGCCGCCTGCCCCTGCTCGATCCCGGCGAGCGCGAACGGCCCGCGCACGCCGTCGGCGACCAGACCCAGGTGTCCCCCTCCGACATCTACCAGGCGGAGGTCCGCGTCACCGTCCTCAAGCACCAGATCGATTCGTTCCGGCGCGACATCTGGCGCAACTACATGGCCTTCCTGGTCCTCGCCTGCCTGTTGTGCGGCTACCTGACGCGCCGTTATTTCAATCGCCGCGTGACCCTGGCCGCCGACATCCGCAAGGGCATGCGCAACCGCGAATTCCATCTGGCCTACCAGCCGGTGATCGACCTGGAAACGGGCGCGTTCGCCGGGGTCGAGGCGCTGCTGCGCTGGCACCATCCGTCCGCCGGACCGATACGGCCCGACCTCTTCATTCCCGTGGCCGAAGACAACGACCTCATCGCGGAACTGACGCGCCACGTTTTCGCGCTGGCGGCCGCCGACCTGCGGGCGCTGGCCCTGCCGCCGCACGCCCACGTGGGATTGAACGTCAGCGCCCGCCACATCGCCCGCGCCGACTTCGTCGACGACGTCGAGGCGCTGCTGCGGCGTCTGGAGGGCGACACGCCCGTCGTCCTGGTGCTCGAAATCACCGAACGCGCGGCCCTGCCGGATTCGGACGTGGCGCGCGCCAATATGCGGCGCCTGCGCGAACGCGGCGTGAAATGGGCCATCGACGATTTCGGCACGGGGCACAGTTCGCTGGCCTGCATCGAGCAGTTGCGGGCCGACTACCTGAAGATCGACCGCGCCTTCGTCAACAGCGCGGGGACCGAGGCGGTGTCGGCGGTGGTGCTGGAGGCCATCATCGGCCTGGCGCACAAGCTGGACCTGACGATGGTCGCCGAAGGCGTGGAGACCGCGGCGCAGTCCGAGTTCCTGCGCGCGCGGGGCGTGCAGTTCGGCCAGGGCTACTACTATGCGCGGCCGCTGCGCGCGCGCGACCTCGCCGCGTGGCGTGGGGCGCTCGAACAGGAACGGCGGCAGGAGGACGCGGCGCCGGCCTGCCTCAGTTCAAGCGCAGGCGCATGA
- a CDS encoding DUF3999 domain-containing protein, with product MPRPSHPDGALSRTPRKAGPRRALAAVLVAGAFAGAAMAAMAAGTAGPAHAAAAGSSAASPVLAAVAAPAASAISAASAVAVAVGAAPAAGVPVRRYALEQLASAPYYQVALDDAVYAASQRGDLGDVRILNSAGEPVPYTFDNAAAPARPASLRPLRWFPLPAAGGQGPGEDALSVTIGPDGSLRAAARPPSPATRGGDVIDLGADGAPLSALLIHLQDSRWQGRVDVSASADLRDWTPVIQASLLKTANGDATLAQERVELDGLRARYLRLRWPDGAPTLAGIEGESVPVDATPPTRAWRGGIPTRAGASAGEYLFDTGGAYPVDRIQFDLPQTNTVARGQLYSRSDAQAPWRQVAEGQLLRLQAAATPGNGSVNGPMNGPANGSANAPTTTPATAPATANPGEQRNPPWAVPVDTDRQWRLLVDTRSGGLGGGLPAVSLGWRPTVLTFVARGSGPFVLAVGNPNWGPAAVPLSDLMAAGAAAPAQARIGRELAPMPAAVAASEDPGARRRYVLWAVLLAAVAALGLMAWRLSRAAPRP from the coding sequence ATGCCGCGTCCTTCACATCCCGACGGCGCCCTGTCCCGCACGCCGCGCAAGGCCGGACCGCGCCGCGCGCTCGCGGCCGTGCTGGTGGCGGGAGCGTTCGCCGGCGCCGCCATGGCCGCCATGGCCGCCGGAACCGCGGGCCCCGCCCACGCCGCGGCCGCGGGATCCTCCGCCGCATCCCCTGTCCTTGCCGCCGTTGCCGCGCCTGCCGCATCCGCGATATCCGCGGCATCCGCCGTCGCCGTCGCCGTCGGCGCCGCGCCCGCCGCCGGCGTTCCCGTGCGGCGCTACGCGCTGGAGCAGCTTGCCAGCGCGCCCTATTACCAGGTCGCCCTCGACGATGCCGTCTATGCCGCCAGCCAGCGCGGCGACCTGGGCGACGTGCGCATCCTTAACAGCGCCGGCGAGCCGGTGCCCTATACCTTCGACAACGCCGCCGCGCCGGCGCGCCCGGCAAGCCTGCGGCCCCTGCGCTGGTTTCCCCTGCCGGCCGCTGGCGGCCAGGGCCCGGGGGAGGACGCACTGAGCGTCACCATCGGCCCCGACGGCAGCCTGCGCGCCGCGGCCAGGCCGCCCTCCCCCGCCACGCGCGGCGGCGACGTCATCGACCTGGGCGCGGACGGCGCGCCGCTTTCCGCGCTGTTGATCCACTTGCAGGACAGCCGCTGGCAAGGCCGCGTCGACGTTTCCGCCAGCGCCGACCTGCGCGACTGGACGCCCGTGATCCAGGCGTCCTTGCTGAAGACCGCCAACGGCGACGCCACGCTGGCGCAGGAACGGGTGGAACTGGACGGCCTGCGCGCCCGCTACCTGCGCCTGCGCTGGCCGGACGGCGCGCCCACCCTGGCCGGCATCGAAGGCGAATCGGTCCCCGTCGACGCCACGCCGCCCACGCGCGCATGGCGCGGCGGCATCCCCACGCGGGCGGGCGCGAGCGCGGGCGAATACCTGTTCGACACCGGCGGCGCATATCCCGTGGACCGGATCCAGTTCGACCTGCCGCAAACCAATACGGTGGCGCGCGGACAGCTTTACTCGCGCAGCGATGCGCAAGCGCCCTGGCGCCAGGTGGCCGAGGGGCAATTGCTGCGCTTGCAGGCGGCGGCGACGCCGGGGAACGGATCGGTGAATGGGCCGATGAACGGACCGGCAAATGGATCGGCGAATGCACCGACGACGACGCCGGCGACCGCCCCGGCCACGGCGAACCCGGGCGAGCAGCGCAATCCGCCCTGGGCCGTGCCGGTCGATACCGACCGGCAATGGCGCCTGCTGGTGGACACGCGCAGCGGCGGCCTCGGCGGCGGCCTGCCCGCGGTCTCGCTAGGCTGGCGCCCCACGGTCCTCACCTTCGTGGCGCGCGGCAGCGGCCCCTTCGTCCTGGCGGTGGGCAATCCGAACTGGGGACCGGCGGCCGTGCCCCTCTCCGACCTGATGGCGGCGGGCGCCGCCGCGCCCGCCCAGGCGCGCATAGGCCGGGAGCTGGCCCCGATGCCGGCCGCCGTGGCGGCCAGCGAGGACCCCGGCGCGCGCCGCCGCTACGTCCTGTGGGCCGTACTGCTTGCGGCCGTGGCCGCGCTGGGCCTCATGGCCTGGCGCCTGTCACGCGCGGCGCCGCGCCCCTGA